The Longimicrobium sp. genome contains a region encoding:
- a CDS encoding FKBP-type peptidyl-prolyl cis-trans isomerase, giving the protein MAEAKRGDTVRVHYKGTLDDGSVFDSSEGREPLEFTIGGGQVIAGFDQGVTGMA; this is encoded by the coding sequence ATGGCCGAAGCGAAGCGCGGGGACACGGTCCGCGTTCATTACAAGGGCACGCTGGACGACGGCAGCGTGTTCGACAGCTCGGAAGGGCGCGAGCCGCTGGAGTTCACCATCGGCGGCGGGCAGGTGATCGCCGGGTTCGACCAGGGCGTCACGGGCATGGC